The genomic segment GTTTCGGTCAGATGAACCATCTCTACAATTTTGTCCCGAACGTGGGAAGCTTTGGCAACGCCATTGTATTCGGCCATGGCGGTAGTTGCGCCAATGATGACGTCACTGACCCCTGCCTTGCAGCCGCCATAGTTTTGCCGATGATAGGACGCAAATCTTTCAACCAGCAGGCCGGCAAACTGATATTCTTCGCACATGAAAACCCGCTCCCAGGGGACAAAAACATTTTCCAAGACAGTTAAGGCTTCCCCACCAACTGTCCCGTATTTGGCATTACCCTGGTCGATCTCCCCACCTTCCAGGCGTCGTTCATCGTTAGTTTGACGGCCGAAAATATGAACAACTCCTGGAGCATCTGTTGGCAACGCACAGGCTACGGCATAAGCTTTATCCCCTTCACCCAGGGCAATGGTTGGCATGACCAACATTTCGTGAGAATTGACAATCCCGGTTTGATGGACCTTGGCCCCGCGAATGACTATCCCCTTGTCATTCTTTTCGACGATATGGACATACATATCCGGGTCTTTCTGGTTCCCGGGAGACAATCCGCGATCCCCTTTGGGGTCAGTCATTGCCCCTGCCACCATCAGGTCATTATCCTGAATGTACTCAAGGTAGTTGCGAAACCGCTGGTGATAGTCAGTCCCTAATTCCTCGTCCATTTCATAGGTTACGGAATAGGTAGCATTCAAAGCATCGAAACCGACACAACGCTGGAAACAACTACCTGTTTTCCCAGCGATCATGCGCAGCATTTTTACTTTTTTCACCAGGTCCTCGGTGCTTTGATGAATATGTGTAAAGCGATTTATTTTTTTTCCAGTCAGATGGGATATGGCGGTTACCAGATCTTCAGTTGAAGGATCGTGCGCCAAATCGTAGGTCAGTGCAGCAGCCTTAATGTGGGGACTGAACAAAGGGTGATCGACAACGTTTTCGATTTTTTCCCCGAAAGCAAAGACATTATGATTGAGGGTCTTGAGGCTTTCCTTGTAGGCATTTCCGTCTTTAAGGGACATATTTCCTCCGTGATTCTAAGGGTTGCTGGAAGGCTTGAGGCTCTTTGTTTGATTGTGTTCAGAAAACACCGTTCTGTTAGGCAAGGGGTGTGCCATTTAGCCGTTTTTTTTGAATGCTTTCAATTTCAATAACTTAAGTGATGGGGCACGATTGGGGCAGTTTTGGGGGGGGGCGGGGTTTGTCGCACTACGAAACACTGTCGTTTTATGCAACGAAAATATTTCCAATGTGAGGTCGGTCCACAATAGTGGACACCATAAGTTGGTCAGGCAGCCTCTTGCTGCCTGATGTATTTTTTCCAGTATGCTGCCGGGGGAGGGAGATTGCCCAGGCTGGCATGTCGTCTTTGCCGGTTGTAGAATGTCTTGATGTGCTCGCTGATCTCTGCCGTGGCTTCCTGCCGGGTGTGATACTTCCTGTGGTGGACCAGTTCCCGCTTGAGCGTACCGAAAAAGCTTTCCATAGGGGCATTGTCCCAGTAGTTCCCCTCGCGACTCCTCGACGGCTTCATCTTGAATTGCTTCATCAGCTTCTGATGGCTGTGGGAGCAATACTGGCCGCCACGATCGGAGAGATGGATCAGCCCCCTTGGCAGGACGCCGGGCCGTAACAGCCCGGAACAGGGCGCGGCCGACTAGATCCTGTGTCTTGCGGCGGCTCATGGCGTAGCCGACGATTTCCTTGTCCCGGGAGGTTTTGATGGCCGCCAGGTAGAGCCGGCCTTCCTCGGTGGCAACGTAAGTGATGTCCGCAACCCAGGCCCGGTTCGGACCTGACGCAGCGAAGTTCTGATTCAGCAGATTGGGTTGTGACCGGCAGCTTGTGGTTCGAGTCGGTCGTCGCCTTGTATTTCTTCACCTGCCTGTAGCGCAGCGTCATCTCACGGTGCAGTCGCTTGACATGGCTCAGCCCAATCTCGACCTTCTCGACCTCGGCCAATTCCTTCTGGATCTTTTCCGGCCCGTAGGTTCCACGGCCTCGTTCGTGAGTCGCCTTGATCGCCACCTTGGGCCGCTCATCCTCCAGCTTCCGCGCCGACAGCCGACAGTTTGCGGTTGCGCC from the Geothermobacter ehrlichii genome contains:
- a CDS encoding 4-hydroxyphenylacetate 3-hydroxylase family protein gives rise to the protein MSLKDGNAYKESLKTLNHNVFAFGEKIENVVDHPLFSPHIKAAALTYDLAHDPSTEDLVTAISHLTGKKINRFTHIHQSTEDLVKKVKMLRMIAGKTGSCFQRCVGFDALNATYSVTYEMDEELGTDYHQRFRNYLEYIQDNDLMVAGAMTDPKGDRGLSPGNQKDPDMYVHIVEKNDKGIVIRGAKVHQTGIVNSHEMLVMPTIALGEGDKAYAVACALPTDAPGVVHIFGRQTNDERRLEGGEIDQGNAKYGTVGGEALTVLENVFVPWERVFMCEEYQFAGLLVERFASYHRQNYGGCKAGVSDVIIGATTAMAEYNGVAKASHVRDKIVEMVHLTETLYCGSIACSCEGAPTPSGAYFVNPLLANTVKQNVTRFIYEISRLSHDVSGGCIATLPSEKDLRHPEIGKYVEKYFKGVDSAPAEDRIRMARLVENMTGGTALVESMHGAGSPQAQRVMILRQANLGRKVKLAEKLAGIKPPKS
- a CDS encoding IS3 family transposase, translating into MKQFKMKPSRSREGNYWDNAPMESFFGTLKRELVHHRKYHTRQEATAEISEHIKTFYNRQRRHASLGNLPPPAAYWKKYIRQQEAA